A window of the Bradyrhizobium diazoefficiens genome harbors these coding sequences:
- a CDS encoding septal ring lytic transglycosylase RlpA family protein gives MRAQPTLLLCLTTFSLFAFSIAHAESGLASYYGYGKAAKSGELTCAHRTRPFGSVLRVSYSGRTIQCRVNDRGPFIRGRIVDLSVSAARALGMMSAGVVRVSVE, from the coding sequence GTGCGAGCGCAGCCGACGCTATTGTTGTGTCTGACCACTTTCTCGCTTTTTGCATTTTCCATTGCCCACGCTGAAAGCGGACTTGCCTCATATTATGGATACGGAAAAGCCGCGAAGAGCGGCGAGCTGACTTGCGCGCACCGGACGCGTCCGTTCGGCAGCGTGCTCAGGGTGTCCTACAGCGGGCGCACGATCCAGTGCCGCGTCAATGATCGCGGTCCCTTCATCCGCGGCCGCATCGTCGATTTGTCGGTGTCGGCCGCCCGCGCGCTCGGCATGATGAGCGCCGGCGTGGTGCGGGTCTCGGTGGAATAG
- a CDS encoding DODA-type extradiol aromatic ring-opening family dioxygenase has translation MTRFPTLFLSHGGGPWPFMEDRRVQYAKTAAEFGRLPQLLPAKPKAVLVITGHWEADAFTVSTSAHPPMVYDYYGFPEHTYHIKYPAPGQPALAAEVKALLARAGFDCREDADQGFDHGTFVPLGLMYPNADMPIVLLSLKSSYDAAEHIKVGQAIASLRDEGILIVGSGLTYHNMRGFGRPESKPVSYDFEAYLNEAIGADAARRNAMLVDWENAPSARLAHPREDHLLPLMVAAGAAGSDVGKRVFVDEVASVAMASYVFGG, from the coding sequence ATGACGCGATTTCCGACCCTGTTCCTGTCCCACGGCGGCGGCCCTTGGCCCTTCATGGAGGACCGGCGGGTGCAATATGCCAAGACTGCCGCGGAATTCGGCCGGCTGCCGCAGCTTCTGCCAGCAAAGCCGAAGGCCGTGCTCGTCATCACCGGCCATTGGGAGGCTGACGCCTTCACCGTGTCGACCTCGGCACATCCGCCGATGGTGTACGACTATTACGGTTTCCCCGAGCATACCTACCACATCAAATATCCCGCGCCGGGTCAGCCTGCGCTCGCAGCAGAAGTGAAGGCGCTGCTGGCACGCGCTGGCTTCGATTGCCGGGAAGATGCCGATCAGGGGTTTGACCACGGCACCTTCGTGCCGCTCGGTCTGATGTATCCGAATGCCGACATGCCGATCGTGCTGCTGTCGCTGAAGTCGAGCTACGACGCGGCCGAGCACATCAAGGTCGGACAGGCAATTGCTTCGCTTCGCGACGAGGGGATTCTGATCGTCGGCAGCGGATTGACCTACCACAACATGCGCGGTTTTGGCCGCCCGGAATCGAAGCCGGTCTCCTACGATTTCGAGGCCTATCTGAACGAGGCGATCGGCGCGGATGCGGCGCGCCGCAACGCGATGCTGGTGGACTGGGAGAACGCACCGAGCGCGCGTCTCGCCCATCCGCGTGAGGACCATCTGCTGCCGCTGATGGTGGCGGCCGGTGCGGCGGGCAGCGACGTCGGCAAGCGCGTCTTCGTCGACGAGGTCGCAAGCGTCGCGATGGCGTCGTATGTGTTTGGCGGTTGA
- a CDS encoding septal ring lytic transglycosylase RlpA family protein yields MSRFASAETARISLATSSRLLLAIVGAASLAACAQSPVGRQRADLAPATRQAAIERPHRVAALHPRPIYRPHRSSDTASAKPTASHGVASFYSDTETASGEKFDKNELTAAHPSLPFGTRLRVTDVSSGRFVTVRVNDRGPFVRGRVVDISPSAAEALGMVDRGVANVRLDVVQ; encoded by the coding sequence ATGTCTCGCTTTGCAAGTGCCGAAACTGCCCGGATCTCGCTGGCAACCTCGAGCCGGTTGCTGCTTGCCATCGTCGGCGCCGCTTCGCTCGCCGCGTGCGCGCAATCACCGGTTGGCCGCCAGAGAGCCGATCTCGCACCGGCCACAAGGCAAGCCGCGATCGAGCGTCCGCACCGGGTGGCGGCGCTGCATCCGCGTCCGATCTACAGGCCGCATCGCTCCAGCGACACAGCAAGCGCCAAGCCGACCGCCTCGCATGGCGTAGCCAGCTTCTATTCGGATACGGAGACCGCGAGCGGCGAGAAGTTTGACAAGAACGAATTGACCGCGGCCCATCCGAGCCTGCCGTTCGGCACCAGGCTGCGCGTGACCGATGTCTCCTCCGGCCGCTTCGTGACCGTCCGGGTCAACGATCGCGGGCCCTTCGTTCGCGGACGCGTGGTCGACATCTCGCCCTCCGCGGCCGAGGCGCTCGGCATGGTCGACAGGGGCGTGGCCAATGTGCGGCTCGACGTCGTGCAATAA
- the glgA gene encoding glycogen synthase GlgA — translation MTPVRVLAVASEVYPIVKTGGLADVAGALPIALKAHGVEMRTLMPGYPQVMRLLSGANEIRRWPDYFGGPGRLLAGSHDGLDLFVLDVPHLYARPGNPYVTTEGVDWPDNGVRFAALSRVAADIGHGLVAAFVPDVVHAHDWQAGLAPAYLHYDGGARPGTVMTIHNMAYQGKFDRTLAGAIGLPQDASFDVHGLEYFGGISFLKAGLRLADRITTVSPTYAQEIQSDEGGMGLGGLLRERASVLSGILNGIDTEVWNPQTDAHIAYRFGAQDLTFRAANKAVLQQQFNLDSSDEAPLLGVISRLSWQKGLDLLLEAIPTILDQGMQLALLGSGDRDLQDRYQAAARASPGRIGVMIGYDEILAHLMQAGSDALLVPSRFEPCGLTQLCALRYGAVPIVARVGGLEDTIVDIGETGQNATGFKFGPVTADALAGTLRNANAVFHDKPTWRRLQLSGLATDVSWRHRAGEYASLYRGLMASRRG, via the coding sequence ATGACGCCTGTTCGCGTCCTCGCGGTCGCTTCTGAAGTCTATCCCATCGTCAAGACCGGCGGCCTCGCGGACGTCGCCGGTGCGCTGCCGATTGCGCTGAAGGCGCACGGCGTCGAGATGCGGACGCTGATGCCGGGCTATCCGCAGGTGATGCGGCTGCTCTCTGGCGCGAATGAGATCCGGCGCTGGCCGGATTATTTCGGCGGCCCCGGACGCCTGCTCGCCGGCTCGCATGACGGGCTCGACCTGTTCGTGCTCGACGTACCGCATCTCTACGCACGGCCGGGCAACCCCTACGTCACCACTGAAGGGGTCGACTGGCCGGACAACGGCGTGCGCTTCGCGGCGCTGTCGCGCGTGGCAGCCGATATCGGCCACGGTCTCGTCGCGGCCTTCGTGCCTGACGTCGTGCATGCTCATGACTGGCAGGCCGGGCTGGCACCGGCCTATCTGCACTACGATGGCGGGGCGCGGCCCGGCACCGTCATGACCATTCACAACATGGCTTATCAAGGCAAGTTCGACCGCACGCTGGCGGGCGCGATCGGCTTGCCGCAGGACGCGTCGTTCGATGTCCACGGCCTCGAATATTTCGGCGGCATCAGTTTTTTGAAAGCCGGGCTGCGACTGGCCGATCGCATCACCACGGTGTCGCCGACCTATGCGCAGGAGATCCAGAGCGACGAGGGCGGCATGGGGCTCGGCGGCCTGCTGCGCGAGCGCGCAAGCGTGCTGAGCGGCATCCTCAACGGCATCGACACCGAAGTCTGGAATCCGCAAACCGATGCGCACATCGCCTATCGCTTCGGCGCGCAGGACCTCACGTTTCGAGCCGCGAACAAGGCGGTGCTTCAGCAGCAATTCAATCTCGATTCCTCCGACGAAGCACCGCTGCTCGGCGTCATTAGCCGGCTGTCCTGGCAGAAGGGGCTTGACCTGCTGCTCGAGGCGATCCCGACGATCCTGGACCAGGGCATGCAGCTCGCGCTGCTCGGCAGCGGCGACCGCGATCTCCAGGATCGCTATCAGGCCGCGGCGCGTGCCAGTCCTGGCCGGATCGGCGTCATGATCGGCTATGACGAAATACTGGCGCATCTGATGCAGGCCGGCTCGGACGCGCTCCTCGTGCCGTCACGGTTCGAACCGTGCGGGCTCACCCAGCTCTGTGCCCTGCGCTACGGCGCCGTCCCCATCGTCGCCCGTGTCGGCGGCCTCGAGGACACCATCGTCGACATCGGCGAGACCGGACAAAATGCCACCGGATTCAAGTTCGGCCCCGTGACGGCGGACGCCCTCGCCGGCACGCTACGCAACGCGAATGCTGTCTTCCACGACAAGCCGACCTGGCGACGGCTGCAATTGAGCGGCCTTGCGACCGACGTCTCGTGGCGCCACCGCGCCGGCGAATACGCCTCGCTCTATCGCGGCCTGATGGCGTCCCGCCGCGGCTGA
- a CDS encoding carboxylesterase/lipase family protein, whose translation MRWLFTLVAASSFLCCAGAAVAQGVGQFPFALTREGQMLGAVEGEIASFKGLAYAAPPVGSLRWRPPQALPESSEMSTAYDYGAPCLQPSLPAAREDCLTLNVFRPFGVDGPLPVMVFIHGGGYVTGTANDPLFDGARLAQAGLIIVTVNYRLGALGWLTHPALAEDTSGNFGLMDQITALRWVHVNIAAFGGDANNVTLFGNGAGATSIALLMLCAQSRDLFQKAILQSVPGRVRLPSSQEAQATGRQFAAALGQDADLRVVAPARLLAAEKRLLGRSPRSFTPAMDGDLVTEDIAAGFAAGHESRIPLIIGSNDDETRFDSELEVKETMSFSGESTGELRKLYPDAARPSDVAARFYTDKVFSEPVRMLARLHAATGAPTFRYRFAYVPEARRGNPDEGNGRELQFIFGVEGVPGAGIFSRRDREVANRMRAYWINFAKSGDPNGAELPHWDAAADRDHLLLITNDRIASGEDPWVERLDRLARESKK comes from the coding sequence ATGCGGTGGCTGTTTACGCTCGTTGCGGCCTCTTCATTTCTTTGCTGCGCCGGTGCTGCCGTCGCGCAGGGGGTCGGCCAGTTTCCGTTTGCGTTGACGCGCGAAGGTCAGATGCTCGGCGCCGTCGAAGGCGAGATTGCCTCCTTCAAGGGGCTCGCTTATGCAGCGCCGCCGGTCGGCAGCCTGCGCTGGCGTCCGCCGCAGGCTTTGCCCGAGAGTTCGGAGATGAGCACGGCCTACGACTATGGCGCGCCCTGCCTCCAGCCATCGCTGCCGGCCGCGCGCGAGGATTGCCTCACGCTCAACGTGTTTCGTCCCTTCGGCGTCGACGGGCCGCTGCCGGTGATGGTGTTCATCCATGGCGGCGGATATGTCACTGGCACCGCCAATGATCCGTTGTTCGATGGTGCAAGGCTCGCGCAGGCCGGGCTCATCATCGTGACGGTGAATTATCGCTTGGGTGCACTCGGCTGGCTCACGCATCCCGCTCTGGCGGAAGATACCTCCGGCAATTTCGGCCTGATGGACCAGATCACGGCGCTGCGATGGGTGCACGTCAATATCGCGGCCTTCGGCGGCGATGCGAACAACGTCACGCTGTTCGGCAACGGTGCCGGCGCAACGTCGATCGCGCTGCTGATGCTGTGCGCCCAATCCCGCGATCTTTTCCAGAAAGCCATCCTGCAATCGGTGCCCGGCCGCGTGCGCCTGCCGTCGTCGCAGGAGGCTCAGGCCACAGGCCGGCAGTTTGCCGCCGCACTTGGGCAAGATGCGGATTTGCGCGTCGTCGCACCGGCGCGTCTTCTCGCCGCAGAAAAGCGTCTGCTGGGCAGATCGCCGCGCAGCTTTACGCCGGCGATGGATGGAGACCTGGTGACGGAAGACATCGCCGCGGGATTTGCCGCGGGACATGAAAGCCGCATTCCCCTCATCATCGGCTCGAACGACGACGAGACCCGCTTCGACAGCGAGCTGGAGGTCAAGGAGACGATGTCATTCTCGGGCGAGAGCACCGGCGAGTTGCGCAAGCTCTATCCTGATGCCGCGAGGCCATCCGACGTGGCGGCCAGATTCTACACCGACAAGGTGTTCTCCGAGCCGGTGCGAATGCTGGCCCGGCTTCATGCCGCAACCGGCGCGCCGACCTTCCGCTATCGCTTTGCCTATGTGCCTGAAGCACGGCGCGGCAATCCCGACGAAGGCAACGGGCGCGAGTTGCAGTTCATCTTCGGCGTGGAGGGCGTGCCCGGCGCGGGCATCTTCTCGCGACGGGATCGCGAGGTCGCGAACCGCATGCGCGCCTACTGGATCAACTTTGCGAAAAGCGGCGATCCCAATGGCGCAGAGCTGCCGCATTGGGATGCGGCCGCGGACCGCGATCATCTGCTGTTGATCACCAATGATCGCATCGCGAGCGGTGAAGACCCCTGGGTGGAGCGTCTGGACCGGCTCGCGCGCGAGAGCAAAAAATGA
- a CDS encoding CmcJ/NvfI family oxidoreductase, with protein sequence MGLQETKIESLPFVTAELNYLAPVSGKPRTYAFDPPPGEPKSTSLPEPHQVPIFDARLIAQNFSLDREGFALVRHPNQVKDFYNDEEIRAVYYPAVEAFLRATLKADRVFIFDHTVRRRVEGAPDIRDGGPRQPATRVHVDQTAVSGANRVREHLPDEADELLKGRVQVINLWRPIRGPLRDSPLAMVDGTTVAPDDLVASDLIYPNRSGETYSVKYNPNHCWFYFPEMTADEALLLKCYDSATDGRTRFGPHTAFVDPTTPLDAAPRESIEVRTLVFHKQ encoded by the coding sequence ATGGGCCTGCAAGAAACAAAAATCGAATCGCTTCCCTTCGTTACCGCTGAACTCAACTATCTCGCGCCGGTGTCCGGCAAGCCTCGCACCTACGCCTTCGATCCGCCGCCGGGCGAACCGAAAAGCACCTCGCTGCCGGAGCCGCATCAGGTGCCGATCTTCGATGCGCGCCTGATCGCGCAGAACTTCTCGCTCGACCGCGAAGGCTTTGCGCTGGTGCGTCACCCCAACCAGGTGAAGGATTTTTACAACGACGAGGAAATCCGCGCCGTCTACTATCCGGCCGTCGAGGCTTTCCTGCGCGCGACGCTGAAGGCCGATCGCGTTTTCATCTTCGACCACACTGTGCGCAGGCGCGTCGAGGGTGCCCCGGATATTCGCGACGGTGGCCCACGCCAGCCCGCCACGCGCGTGCATGTCGACCAAACCGCCGTCTCCGGTGCGAACCGTGTGCGCGAGCATCTACCAGACGAAGCCGACGAACTGCTGAAGGGCCGCGTCCAGGTGATCAATCTCTGGCGGCCGATCCGCGGCCCGCTGCGGGACTCACCGCTTGCGATGGTCGACGGCACGACCGTCGCGCCCGACGATCTCGTCGCCTCCGACCTGATCTATCCCAACCGCAGCGGCGAGACCTATTCGGTGAAATACAATCCGAACCACTGCTGGTTCTATTTCCCCGAGATGACGGCGGACGAGGCGCTGCTACTCAAATGCTACGACTCAGCGACCGACGGCCGTACCCGTTTCGGGCCGCACACCGCCTTCGTCGATCCGACCACGCCGCTTGATGCCGCGCCGCGCGAGAGCATCGAGGTGCGCACGCTGGTCTTTCACAAACAGTAA
- the glgC gene encoding glucose-1-phosphate adenylyltransferase — translation MSAAGNEPLARQALAFVLAGGRGSRLLELTDRRAKPAVYFGGKSRIIDFALSNAVNSGIRRIAVATQYKAHSLIRHLQMGWNFFRPERNESFDILPASQRVSENMWYVGTADAIYQNIDIIESHACRFIVVLAGDHIYKMDYEVMLRQHVDSGADVTVGCLEMPRAESSGFGIMHVDENGWIKSFLEKPKDPPPMPGKPDVSLASMGIYVFDAKFLFEELKRDAEDPHSNHDFGKDIIPYIVKNGRAIAHQFSTSCVRSGSNPRAYWRDAGTVDAYWAANIDLTDVVPELDLFDRAWPIWSYAEITPPAKFVHDEESRRGSAVSSLVSGGCIISGASLRRSLLFTGVRINSYANVENAVIMPYVNVGRGARLKNVVIDRGVEIPEGLVVGEDPELDAKRFRTTEQGISLITQPMIDGLNT, via the coding sequence ATGAGTGCCGCCGGAAATGAGCCGCTTGCCCGCCAGGCTTTGGCGTTTGTCCTGGCCGGTGGACGCGGCAGCCGGCTGCTGGAACTGACCGACCGGCGCGCCAAGCCCGCGGTCTACTTCGGCGGCAAATCCCGCATCATCGATTTCGCGCTGTCGAACGCGGTCAACTCGGGCATCCGCCGCATCGCGGTTGCCACCCAGTACAAGGCGCACAGCCTGATCCGGCATCTGCAGATGGGCTGGAACTTCTTCCGGCCCGAGCGCAACGAGAGCTTCGACATCCTGCCTGCGAGCCAGCGAGTCTCGGAGAACATGTGGTACGTCGGCACGGCCGATGCAATCTACCAGAACATCGACATCATCGAGTCCCACGCCTGCCGCTTCATCGTCGTGCTCGCGGGCGACCACATCTACAAGATGGACTACGAAGTGATGCTGCGCCAGCACGTCGACAGCGGCGCCGACGTCACCGTCGGCTGCCTCGAAATGCCGCGCGCGGAATCAAGCGGCTTCGGCATCATGCATGTCGACGAGAACGGCTGGATCAAGTCGTTCCTGGAGAAGCCGAAAGATCCGCCGCCGATGCCGGGCAAGCCGGACGTCTCGCTTGCCAGCATGGGCATCTACGTCTTCGACGCGAAATTCCTGTTCGAGGAGCTCAAGCGCGACGCCGAGGACCCGCACTCGAACCACGATTTCGGCAAGGACATCATTCCCTACATCGTCAAGAATGGCCGCGCGATCGCGCATCAGTTCTCGACCTCCTGCGTGCGCTCGGGCAGCAATCCGCGCGCCTATTGGCGTGACGCTGGCACGGTGGATGCCTATTGGGCGGCCAATATCGACCTCACCGACGTGGTGCCGGAGCTCGATCTGTTCGATCGGGCCTGGCCGATCTGGTCCTATGCGGAGATCACGCCGCCGGCAAAATTCGTTCACGACGAGGAGAGCCGGCGCGGTTCGGCGGTGAGCTCGCTGGTCTCGGGCGGTTGCATCATTTCCGGCGCCTCGCTGCGCCGCTCGCTGCTGTTCACCGGCGTGCGGATCAACTCCTACGCCAATGTCGAGAACGCCGTAATCATGCCTTACGTCAATGTCGGGCGCGGCGCGCGGCTGAAGAACGTCGTGATCGACCGCGGCGTCGAGATCCCCGAAGGCCTCGTGGTCGGCGAGGATCCCGAGCTCGACGCAAAACGCTTCCGCACCACCGAGCAGGGCATCTCGCTGATCACCCAGCCGATGATCGACGGTCTCAATACATGA
- a CDS encoding Gfo/Idh/MocA family oxidoreductase yields MARIRVGLVGCGFVSELHMYAFRRVYGVDVEVAAVAARGDHVVEFAARHNIPRVYRSFAEMIADRALDVIDICTPPNLHAEMIVASMQAGKHVICEKPFAGYFGRNGDEQPIGKHVPKALMYERVLEEMDATRAAIERTGKLFMYAEDWIYAPAVTKTAEILKATKDKILFMKGEESHSGSHAAHAAQWAMTGGGSLIRMGCHPLSAVLYLKQVEAKARGETVKVASVTGDVGNVTAGLKPEERTYIKANPVDVEDWGTLTATFSDGTKATVFSGDMIMGGVRNLIETYTSGGSLFANITPNTHLMSYQTSEEKLASVYITEKVDRKTGWQYVCLEEEWTRGYLQEIQDFMECVATGRQPLSDLALAYETIKVNYAGYWAAEEGRRVVL; encoded by the coding sequence ATGGCCAGGATCAGGGTCGGGCTCGTCGGCTGCGGCTTCGTGTCGGAGCTGCATATGTATGCGTTCCGGCGCGTCTATGGCGTGGACGTCGAGGTTGCGGCGGTCGCTGCGCGCGGCGATCACGTCGTCGAATTTGCCGCCCGCCATAACATCCCGCGGGTCTATCGCAGTTTTGCGGAAATGATCGCCGACCGCGCGCTCGATGTCATCGACATCTGCACGCCGCCCAATCTCCACGCCGAGATGATTGTCGCCAGCATGCAGGCTGGCAAGCATGTCATCTGCGAAAAGCCGTTTGCCGGCTATTTCGGCCGCAACGGCGACGAGCAACCAATAGGCAAACACGTGCCGAAGGCGCTGATGTATGAGCGCGTGCTGGAGGAGATGGACGCCACGCGTGCCGCGATCGAGCGCACCGGAAAACTCTTCATGTATGCCGAGGACTGGATCTACGCACCGGCCGTGACCAAGACCGCCGAGATCCTCAAGGCGACAAAGGACAAGATCCTGTTCATGAAGGGCGAGGAGAGCCATTCCGGCTCGCATGCGGCGCATGCCGCGCAATGGGCGATGACCGGCGGCGGCTCGCTGATCCGGATGGGCTGCCATCCGCTCTCAGCCGTGCTGTATCTCAAGCAGGTCGAGGCGAAGGCGCGTGGCGAGACCGTCAAGGTCGCCAGCGTCACCGGCGATGTCGGCAACGTCACGGCGGGCCTCAAGCCGGAGGAGCGGACCTACATCAAGGCCAATCCGGTCGACGTCGAGGATTGGGGCACGCTGACGGCGACCTTCTCCGACGGCACCAAGGCCACCGTGTTCTCCGGCGACATGATCATGGGCGGCGTGCGCAACCTGATCGAGACCTACACCAGCGGCGGCTCGCTGTTTGCCAACATCACCCCGAACACGCATCTGATGAGTTACCAGACGAGCGAGGAGAAACTCGCAAGCGTCTACATCACCGAGAAGGTCGACCGCAAAACCGGCTGGCAGTATGTCTGCCTCGAGGAGGAATGGACGCGCGGCTATCTCCAGGAGATCCAGGATTTCATGGAATGCGTCGCGACGGGACGGCAGCCGCTGTCGGATCTCGCGCTGGCCTACGAGACAATCAAGGTGAATTACGCCGGCTATTGGGCGGCGGAAGAAGGGCGGCGGGTGGTGTTGTAG
- a CDS encoding ABC transporter substrate-binding protein, whose protein sequence is MPTSRRQLLKGTAAAAATLSLDWTQARAQAENLRIGLIYDLTGPFAAGGSVASSVGAQIAIDLVNEKGGIGGKTKIVPISADSQSKADVAINEAERLISQEKIDIINGVYSSAHAVPMAAKVEQQKKILWITTAVSTAVFKDKNLQYVFRAQIHSDQYGQAFAGFIAEHAKTKLGMEPKEVKVALIHEDGPYGVGVAAADEAYAKEAGIQVVLREGYSASAPDLSVLVTKLKRAKVDVISHAGYNPDITLFLRQARESGLRFKMLFGAGAGYSQLDKLRATFGADIDNFCNIDPVPAQLLDPSKLAPGIGDLIKTMVTRYQAKTGATDVPPHCSMGFNQTWVLLNNVLPVAKEKYGSFEPEAIRKAALDVDIPPGGTIQGYGVKFFPPGTPLSGQNERSTPVVMQNAGEHISVVWPTNIRTQDPVFPLPKGSTYGA, encoded by the coding sequence ATGCCGACTTCACGCAGGCAGCTGCTGAAGGGTACGGCGGCTGCCGCCGCTACACTCAGCCTCGATTGGACCCAGGCCCGGGCGCAAGCCGAGAACTTGCGCATCGGCCTGATCTACGATCTCACCGGACCATTCGCCGCGGGCGGCTCGGTCGCCTCCTCGGTCGGCGCGCAGATCGCCATCGACCTCGTCAACGAGAAGGGGGGCATCGGCGGCAAGACCAAGATCGTGCCCATCTCCGCCGACTCCCAGAGCAAGGCCGACGTCGCCATCAACGAAGCCGAGCGCCTGATCAGCCAGGAAAAGATCGACATCATCAACGGCGTCTACTCCAGCGCGCACGCCGTGCCGATGGCGGCAAAGGTCGAGCAGCAGAAGAAGATCCTCTGGATCACGACCGCGGTCTCGACCGCCGTGTTCAAGGACAAGAACCTGCAATACGTCTTTCGCGCGCAGATCCATTCGGATCAATACGGCCAGGCCTTTGCCGGCTTCATCGCCGAGCATGCGAAGACAAAACTCGGCATGGAGCCGAAGGAGGTCAAGGTCGCGCTGATCCATGAGGACGGTCCGTATGGCGTCGGTGTCGCCGCGGCCGACGAGGCCTATGCCAAGGAGGCCGGCATCCAGGTGGTGCTGCGCGAAGGCTATTCGGCCTCCGCCCCCGATCTCTCTGTGCTCGTCACAAAACTCAAGCGCGCCAAGGTCGATGTGATCTCGCACGCCGGCTACAATCCCGACATCACCCTGTTCTTGCGTCAGGCACGCGAGAGCGGACTTCGTTTCAAGATGCTGTTCGGTGCCGGCGCCGGCTATAGCCAGCTCGACAAGCTGCGCGCGACCTTCGGCGCCGACATCGACAATTTCTGCAACATCGATCCGGTGCCGGCGCAACTGCTCGATCCGTCGAAGCTTGCGCCCGGCATCGGCGATCTGATCAAGACCATGGTCACGCGCTACCAGGCCAAGACCGGCGCCACCGACGTGCCGCCGCACTGCTCGATGGGCTTCAACCAGACCTGGGTGCTGCTCAACAACGTGCTGCCGGTGGCGAAAGAGAAATACGGCAGCTTCGAGCCAGAGGCCATTCGCAAGGCCGCGCTCGACGTCGACATCCCGCCCGGCGGCACCATCCAGGGCTACGGCGTGAAGTTCTTCCCGCCGGGCACGCCGCTCTCGGGCCAGAACGAACGCTCGACGCCGGTGGTGATGCAGAACGCCGGCGAGCACATCTCGGTGGTGTGGCCGACCAACATCCGCACGCAGGACCCCGTGTTTCCGTTGCCGAAGGGATCGACTTACGGGGCGTAG